From Hydra vulgaris chromosome 15, alternate assembly HydraT2T_AEP, one genomic window encodes:
- the LOC136091905 gene encoding uncharacterized protein LOC136091905 — MAPIFCRMWVSMAGLSDFNLQNPTWIVEFIIDLKMVRNRIKKTNKVAIPSETMKVAVNKVLDGTQLNVVARQFNIDRMTLKRYCRKKRLNPNKLSSLTTTIDKFLHQKMKKVYQICPSSWIKNKIAGIDWLQGFMKRQPELSLRTPEATSFARSTAFNKHTVREFFQNLKTVRNRYKYNPNCIYNVDETGLTTVQKPVKVLAGRGSKQVGRITSAERGTLVTACCASNAIGNSIPPLFIFPRVKFHDYMIKEGPPGCVGFANPSGWMNSEVFIEWIKHFVKYSNCSQESPVLLLLDSHESHISVKGLELAIQHGITMISFPPHCSHKLQPLDRTVFGPLKRFYNFACDNWMVSNPRPMTIYDIVSIVREPYTKAFSPSNIQAGLRVAGIEPFNSEIFKDDEYLPSSVTDRAVPDTVTITPVNNMESEMIPARVNHIESEITIVNIETSILNKASTSVASIISPEVLKPYPKASARKKNVKSRQLKTRILTDTPVRNEIRLSKEMKILKQTKNQQKVSTKDKKETKSKMENSLLNEQVKTQFEINEEKGKCKMCKKFYQGKLSNLKDHLLQKHKEKADEIELVEAAPATRH; from the exons atcTTAAAATGGTTagaaatagaattaaaaaaaccaataaagttGCTATACCAAGTGAAACAATGAAAGTAGctgttaataaagttttagacGGAACACAACTGAATGTTGTAGCACGTCAGTTTAACATAGATAGAATgactttaaaaagatattgtcgTAAAAAGAGGCTTAATCCAAATAAGCTTTCAAGCCTAACTACAACAATAGACAAGTTTTTACATCagaagatgaaaaaagtttatcaa ataTGCCCATCATCAtggatcaaaaataaaattgcaggCATTGATTGGTTGCAAGGTTTTATGAAAAGACAACCAGAGTTGTCTCTACGAACACCTGAAGCAACGAGCTTCGCTCGATCAACAGCTTTTAACAAACACACTGTAAGagagttttttcaaaatcttaaaACGGTAAGAAATCGATATAAATATAATCCTAACtgtatatataatgttgatgaaactggTTTAACAACCGTTCAAAAGCCGGTAAAGGTTTTAGCTGGTAGAGGAAGCAAACAAGTTGGAAGAATCACATCTGCAGAACGAGGAACATTGGTAACTGCATGTTGTGCCTCTAATGCTATTGGAAATTCCATTCctccattatttatttttcctagGGTAAAGTTTCATGATTACATGATTAAGGAAGGACCTCCTGGATGTGTGGGATTTGCAAATCCTTCTGGTTGGATGAACTCAGAAGTTTTCATAGAATGgattaaacattttgttaaatattcaaACTGTTCTCAGGAATCTCCAGTTTTGCTACTTCTCGACAGTCATGAAAGTCATATTTCTGTTAAAGGCTTGGAGCTTGCAATTCAACACGGAATCACAATGATAAGTTTTCCTCCCCATTGCAGCCATAAATTGCAGCCATTAGATAGAACTGTTTTTGGACCattgaaaaggttttacaaTTTTGCATGTGATAATTGGATGGTTTCAAACCCAAGACCAATGACCATTTATGATATTGTTTCAATAGTTCGAGAACCGTATACAAAAGCTTTCTCACCATCTAATATACAGGCAGGATTAAGAGTAGCTGGCATTGAGCCATTCAATTCTGAAATTTTCAAAGATGACGAATATTTACCATCATCAGTTACAGATAGAGCTGTTCCAGATACAGTTACTATCACTCCTGTCAACAACATGGAATCTGAAATGATACCAGCACGTGTTAATCACATAGAGTCTGAAATAACTATAGTAAATATTGaaacaagtattttaaacaaagcGTCAACAAGTGTTGCTTCTATAATCTCACCTGAGGTTTTAAAACCTTACCCAAAAGCATCtgccagaaaaaaaaatgttaaaagtaggCAGTTAAAAACTAGGATCTTGACTGATACTCCTGTCAGAAATGAAATTCGTTTGtcaaaagaaatgaaaattttgaagcaaaccaaaaatcaacaaaaagtcTCCACAAAAGATAAGAAAGAAACTAA GTCAAAAATGgagaatagtttattaaatgaaCAAGTGAAAACTCAATTTGAAATTAATGAAGAAAAAGGAAAATGTAAAATGTGCAAAAAATTTTACCAAGGCAAGTTAAGTAATCTCAAAGACCACCTTCTTCAAAAACACAAAGAAAAAGCCGACGAAATTGAATTAGTTGAAGCTGCCCCAGCTACAAGGCATTAA
- the LOC136091906 gene encoding uncharacterized protein LOC136091906, which yields MFQKQQNDILSLISANLKLTNDRIDGLLKEISTLKETCEMLKKDNVNRNADQNKTNKQLIKFEKTQKDIEESLTFYQDCNDKKISELEKKKSSNANIGENEKNKFRQLEDRQRRNNLRIEGVKENDNESWDDTEKIIINIFENNLNVNGVIIERAHRTGIIEKKNPRTIVIKLLNHKDKVKILKNANKLKGSGIYINEDFSLETSTVRKKLLEESKLHRINGKYSVVIYDKLIVREFIKKKKNNDK from the coding sequence atgttccaaaaacaacaaaatgatATACTATCGTTAATAAGTGCAAATTTAAAACTGACTAATGATCGAATCGATGGATTGCTGAAAGAAATTAGTACATTAAAGGAAACTtgtgaaatgttaaaaaaagataacgTAAACCGAAATGctgatcaaaataaaactaacaagcagttgataaagtttgaaaaaacacaaaaagacaTTGAGGAAAGTCTAACGTTTTATCAAGATtgcaatgacaaaaaaattagcgagttggaaaaaaaaaagtcatcgaATGCAAATATAGgtgagaatgaaaaaaataaatttagacagCTGGAAGATCGACAAAGGCGAAATAATCTTCGAATTGAAGGAGTTAAAGAAAATGACAACGAAAGTTGGGATGATacggaaaaaataataataaacatttttgaaaataatctcaaTGTAAATGGGGTAATCATAGAAAGAGCGCATAGAACTggcattattgaaaaaaaaaatccaagaaCAATTGTAATTAAGTTACTTAACCATAAAGACAAagtaaaaatcctaaaaaatgcCAATAAACTGAAAGGATCCGGAATTTATATCAACGAGGATTTTTCGCTGGAAACTTCCACAGTAAGAAAGAAACTTCTTGAAGAAAGCAAATTGCACAGGATAAATGGTAAGTATTCCGTTGTTATATACGATAAGCTTATTGTtagagaatttataaaaaaaaaaaaaaataatgataaatga